The Rhodobacteraceae bacterium LMO-JJ12 genome contains the following window.
ACAAAGATGAATTCCTTGATCCCGGCGGCGCGCGCCTCGTCGATGGCGTATTGGATCAGCGGGCGGTCGACCAGCGTCATGATCTCCTTGGGCACTGACTTGGTCGCCGGCAAAAACCGTGTCCCCAAGCCTGCAACCGGAAATACCGCCTTCGTGA
Protein-coding sequences here:
- a CDS encoding UTP--glucose-1-phosphate uridylyltransferase, with amino-acid sequence MKKKITKAVFPVAGLGTRFLPATKSVPKEIMTLVDRPLIQYAIDEARAAGIKEFIFV